A stretch of Natator depressus isolate rNatDep1 chromosome 2, rNatDep2.hap1, whole genome shotgun sequence DNA encodes these proteins:
- the RPP38 gene encoding ribonuclease P protein subunit p38 isoform X2, whose product MSVTQARGGSVRKAKKITVKTSLNNPYDIKWNTLEGDDMHFILQTLEERIKHIGLKKIETRRRKKRSIAKRQIKEKCDASDCIVLPQEKETDHIQQEQGWTDLNIRNQLAIGINEVTRSLEKNELLLVLVCKSAKPTMITMHLIQLSASRAIPAGQVPRLSESIAPMLGLTSVLALGFKKNSDTFTEVVEAIIPRIPSLDVPWIHHRSEQPMAEAYTDPLEIQDTELMETSVEEFSQSHKWKCTESNKSDSSNVTLQALRIKKLVPNPNKIRKPPKKKKAASK is encoded by the coding sequence ATGTCAGTTACTCAGGCCAGGGGTGGATCAGTCCGTAAAGCAAAGAAAATTACTGTAAAAACATCTTTAAATAACCCATATGATATCAAGTGGAATACCCTAGAAGGAGATGATATGCACTTTATACTCCAGACCTTGGAAGAAAGGATTAAACATATTGGACTTAAAAAGATTGAGACTCGAAGGAGGAAAAAGCGTTCTATTGCAAAAAGgcaaattaaagaaaaatgtgaTGCTAGTGATTGTATTGTACTTCCACAGGAGAAGGAAACAGACCATATTCAACAAGAACAAGGATGGACTGACTTAAACATCAGGAATCAGCTTGCTATTGGAATTAATGAGGTTACTAGatctttggaaaaaaatgaacTACTTCTAGTGCTGGTGTGTAAATCTGCAAAACCTACTATGATCACCATGCACCTTATTCAGCTCAGTGCCAGTCGAGCAATCCCAGCTGGCCAGGTTCCACGTCTTAGTGAAAGCATAGCACCTATGCTTGGCTTAACATCTGTTCTAGcactgggttttaaaaagaattctGATACTTTTACTGAAGTAGTAGAAGCTATAATTCCACGGATACCTAGCTTGGATGTGCCCTGGATTCACCATAGAAGTGAGCAACCTATGGCGGAGGCATATACTGATCCTTTGGAAATTCAAGATACCGAGCTTATGGAGACCTCAGTGGAGGAGTTCTCCCAAAGCCATAAGTGGAAATGTACTGAAAGCAATAAGTCGGATTCTTCAAATGTAACTTTACAAGCTCTCAGAATTAAAAAGCTTGTTCCAAATCCAAATAAGATACGGaaaccccccaaaaagaaaaaagctgcttCAAAATAA
- the RPP38 gene encoding ribonuclease P protein subunit p38 isoform X1 gives MKKIQKLKCQNTEKSIKMSVTQARGGSVRKAKKITVKTSLNNPYDIKWNTLEGDDMHFILQTLEERIKHIGLKKIETRRRKKRSIAKRQIKEKCDASDCIVLPQEKETDHIQQEQGWTDLNIRNQLAIGINEVTRSLEKNELLLVLVCKSAKPTMITMHLIQLSASRAIPAGQVPRLSESIAPMLGLTSVLALGFKKNSDTFTEVVEAIIPRIPSLDVPWIHHRSEQPMAEAYTDPLEIQDTELMETSVEEFSQSHKWKCTESNKSDSSNVTLQALRIKKLVPNPNKIRKPPKKKKAASK, from the exons ATGAAGAAAATCCAAAAG CTGAAGTGtcaaaacacagagaaaagcATCAAAATGTCAGTTACTCAGGCCAGGGGTGGATCAGTCCGTAAAGCAAAGAAAATTACTGTAAAAACATCTTTAAATAACCCATATGATATCAAGTGGAATACCCTAGAAGGAGATGATATGCACTTTATACTCCAGACCTTGGAAGAAAGGATTAAACATATTGGACTTAAAAAGATTGAGACTCGAAGGAGGAAAAAGCGTTCTATTGCAAAAAGgcaaattaaagaaaaatgtgaTGCTAGTGATTGTATTGTACTTCCACAGGAGAAGGAAACAGACCATATTCAACAAGAACAAGGATGGACTGACTTAAACATCAGGAATCAGCTTGCTATTGGAATTAATGAGGTTACTAGatctttggaaaaaaatgaacTACTTCTAGTGCTGGTGTGTAAATCTGCAAAACCTACTATGATCACCATGCACCTTATTCAGCTCAGTGCCAGTCGAGCAATCCCAGCTGGCCAGGTTCCACGTCTTAGTGAAAGCATAGCACCTATGCTTGGCTTAACATCTGTTCTAGcactgggttttaaaaagaattctGATACTTTTACTGAAGTAGTAGAAGCTATAATTCCACGGATACCTAGCTTGGATGTGCCCTGGATTCACCATAGAAGTGAGCAACCTATGGCGGAGGCATATACTGATCCTTTGGAAATTCAAGATACCGAGCTTATGGAGACCTCAGTGGAGGAGTTCTCCCAAAGCCATAAGTGGAAATGTACTGAAAGCAATAAGTCGGATTCTTCAAATGTAACTTTACAAGCTCTCAGAATTAAAAAGCTTGTTCCAAATCCAAATAAGATACGGaaaccccccaaaaagaaaaaagctgcttCAAAATAA